The Streptomyces sp. Mut1 genome window below encodes:
- a CDS encoding Lrp/AsnC family transcriptional regulator — protein MAVDALDTRILRLLIEQPQTSVREYARILAIARGTLQARIDRLERDGVITGSGPFLSPAALGHPVLAFVHLEVTQGHLDDVGEALAAVPEIVEAFSTTGGGDLLTRVVARDNGHLEDVIQRLIRLPGVVRTRTDVALRERVPHRLLPLVESVGRAAAGGR, from the coding sequence ATGGCGGTGGACGCACTCGACACCCGTATCCTGCGACTGCTCATCGAACAGCCGCAGACGAGCGTGCGCGAGTACGCGCGCATCCTGGCCATCGCCCGGGGCACCCTGCAGGCCCGGATCGACCGGCTGGAACGGGACGGTGTGATCACCGGGAGCGGTCCCTTCCTCTCCCCCGCCGCGCTCGGCCACCCGGTCCTGGCCTTCGTGCACCTGGAGGTCACGCAGGGACACCTCGACGACGTCGGCGAGGCGCTCGCCGCCGTGCCGGAGATCGTCGAGGCCTTCTCGACCACGGGCGGCGGCGACCTGCTGACCCGGGTCGTCGCGCGGGACAACGGGCACCTGGAGGACGTCATCCAGCGACTCATCCGGCTGCCCGGCGTGGTCAGGACCCGCACCGATGTGGCGCTGCGCGAACGCGTGCCGCACCGGCTGCTGCCCCTGGTCGAGTCCGTGGGCCGGGCCGCGGCCGGCGGCCGGTGA
- a CDS encoding serine/threonine-protein kinase: MGEVWRATDEVLGRAVAVKLLLGEHADESATARFRLEAQTAARLSHPHLVAVFDFGAWEDRLFLVMELVEGRSLADLLLAQERLGPEQAARIAGQAAAGLAAAHRQGIVHRDIKPGNLMLDGEGTVKIGDFGIAQFVDDPSAALTTTGHIVGTSLYLAPERALGRTADAASDMYSLGCVIYQLLLGQPPFRSDTATATLYQHVDTPPVPLRQRGVDVSAAFDAYLLGLLAKQPEDRPTAQQVADWFHGDAWRGRAEALPLHQPAPALAPPPAAYQTPPAPRPAAPAAGAESGAPTTYRLPQASGHGRRAAPRAGNAKRRTAGEAIRRRPRVASAIAGVIAFLAAVYLGMSLFAPDTGSATKPDGGTSSGAPETPGAEQ, from the coding sequence ATGGGTGAGGTCTGGCGGGCCACCGACGAGGTTCTCGGCCGTGCGGTCGCCGTGAAGCTTCTGCTGGGGGAACACGCCGACGAGTCGGCCACCGCCCGGTTCCGGCTGGAGGCCCAGACCGCCGCCCGGCTGAGCCACCCCCATCTGGTGGCGGTCTTCGACTTCGGGGCCTGGGAGGACCGGCTCTTCCTCGTCATGGAACTCGTCGAGGGCAGAAGCCTCGCCGATCTGCTGCTGGCCCAGGAGCGGCTGGGCCCCGAGCAGGCCGCGCGCATCGCCGGGCAGGCCGCCGCCGGGCTGGCCGCGGCGCACCGGCAGGGCATCGTCCACCGCGACATCAAGCCCGGGAACCTGATGCTGGACGGCGAGGGAACCGTCAAGATCGGCGACTTCGGCATCGCCCAGTTCGTCGACGACCCCTCCGCCGCGCTGACGACCACGGGCCACATCGTCGGGACGAGCCTCTACCTCGCCCCGGAGCGGGCGCTCGGCCGCACGGCGGACGCCGCGTCCGACATGTACTCGCTCGGCTGCGTCATCTACCAACTGCTGCTCGGGCAGCCGCCGTTCCGCTCGGACACCGCCACCGCCACCCTCTACCAGCACGTGGACACGCCGCCCGTGCCGCTGCGGCAGCGCGGCGTCGACGTATCCGCCGCCTTCGACGCCTACCTCCTGGGTCTGCTCGCCAAGCAGCCGGAGGACCGGCCCACCGCCCAGCAGGTCGCCGACTGGTTCCACGGCGACGCCTGGCGGGGCCGGGCCGAGGCCCTGCCGCTGCATCAGCCGGCCCCGGCCCTGGCGCCGCCCCCCGCCGCCTACCAGACGCCGCCCGCCCCGCGCCCCGCCGCGCCGGCCGCAGGAGCGGAGTCCGGCGCCCCGACGACGTACCGGCTGCCGCAGGCCTCCGGGCACGGCCGGCGCGCGGCCCCCCGGGCCGGAAACGCCAAGCGGCGCACCGCCGGTGAGGCGATCCGGCGCCGGCCCCGGGTGGCCAGCGCCATCGCGGGCGTGATCGCCTTCCTGGCCGCCGTGTACCTGGGGATGAGCCTGTTCGCCCCCGACACCGGGTCGGCCACCAAGCCGGACGGCGGCACGTCGTCCGGCGCGCCGGAGACTCCCGGGGCCGAGCAGTGA
- a CDS encoding aldo/keto reductase, with the protein MIPMEQRELGRTGRDVSVVGQGTWQLGGDWGEVREADALGVLDAAVEAGVTFFDTADVYGDGRSEQLIGRYLKERPDAGVFVATKMGRRADQVPENYTLDNFRAWNDRSRANLGVDTLDLVQLHCPPTAVYASDEVYDALDTLVAERRIAAYAVSVETCAEALTAIARPGVASVQIILNPFRLKPLDEVLPAARAAGVGIIARVPLASGLLSGKYTADTVFAAGDHRTYNRHGEAFDQGETFSGVDFETGVAAAAEFAGLAPEGATPAQTALRWIIQQPGVTSVIPGARSTEQARANAAAAALDPLPQSTLDAVRDLYDRRIRAAVHGRW; encoded by the coding sequence ATGATCCCCATGGAGCAGCGCGAACTGGGCAGGACCGGACGGGACGTATCGGTCGTCGGACAAGGAACCTGGCAACTCGGCGGGGACTGGGGTGAGGTCCGCGAGGCGGACGCCCTCGGGGTGCTCGACGCGGCCGTCGAAGCGGGTGTCACCTTCTTCGACACGGCGGACGTGTACGGGGACGGGCGGAGCGAACAGCTCATCGGCCGCTATCTCAAGGAGCGGCCCGATGCCGGGGTCTTCGTCGCCACGAAGATGGGACGCCGGGCCGATCAGGTGCCGGAGAACTACACCCTGGACAACTTCCGTGCGTGGAACGACCGTTCCCGCGCCAATCTCGGGGTCGACACCCTCGACCTCGTACAGCTGCACTGCCCGCCCACCGCGGTCTACGCGTCCGACGAGGTGTACGACGCCCTCGACACGCTGGTGGCCGAGCGGCGGATCGCGGCGTACGCGGTGAGCGTGGAGACGTGCGCCGAGGCGCTGACGGCCATCGCCCGCCCCGGTGTCGCGAGCGTGCAGATCATCCTCAACCCGTTCCGCCTCAAGCCGCTGGACGAGGTCCTTCCGGCGGCGCGGGCAGCCGGAGTCGGCATCATCGCCCGGGTGCCGCTCGCCTCCGGGCTGCTGTCGGGCAAGTACACCGCGGACACCGTCTTCGCCGCCGGTGACCACCGCACGTACAACCGGCACGGCGAGGCGTTCGACCAGGGCGAGACGTTCTCCGGCGTCGACTTCGAGACCGGTGTGGCCGCCGCCGCGGAGTTCGCCGGGCTCGCTCCCGAGGGCGCGACGCCGGCCCAGACAGCGCTGCGCTGGATCATCCAGCAGCCGGGCGTCACCAGCGTCATCCCCGGAGCGCGCTCCACGGAGCAGGCACGGGCCAACGCGGCCGCCGCCGCGCTCGACCCGCTGCCGCAGAGCACGCTGGACGCGGTGCGCGACCTCTACGACCGCAGGATTCGCGCGGCGGTCCACGGCCGCTGGTAG
- a CDS encoding oxidoreductase — translation MTSHSLGAAAAGTWRLGDLTVNRIGFGAMRLTQNGAAFSNERTPHDRDRAVAVLRRAVELGVNHIDTAAFYFSPLRSANELINRALGPYPDDLVITTKVGPGRGPSGDWLDWARPEQLRGQVQENIRQLGRDHLDVVNLRMNGPAPIGDRFAALAELREEGLVRHLGLSNVWPEQIAEARAIAPVVCVQNRYGIGERRPDSQEVLRICAELGIAFVPFYAIAGAGRESGATAAEHEALLDVARAHDASPAQVRLAWTLQQGPHVLAIPGTGDPAHLEANVAAGTLRLTDDEMRRLTALGQPAGHGHP, via the coding sequence TTGACCTCGCACTCCCTCGGCGCAGCGGCCGCAGGCACCTGGCGGCTCGGCGACCTGACCGTCAACCGCATCGGGTTCGGCGCCATGCGGCTGACCCAGAACGGCGCGGCCTTCAGCAACGAGCGCACCCCGCACGACCGGGACCGGGCCGTCGCCGTGCTGCGCCGCGCCGTCGAACTCGGCGTGAACCACATCGACACGGCGGCCTTCTACTTCTCGCCCCTGCGCTCGGCCAACGAGCTGATCAACCGGGCGCTCGGCCCCTACCCGGACGACCTGGTCATCACCACCAAGGTCGGCCCCGGGCGAGGCCCCTCGGGTGACTGGCTGGACTGGGCCCGGCCCGAGCAACTGCGCGGCCAGGTCCAGGAGAACATCCGCCAGCTCGGCCGCGACCACCTCGACGTGGTGAACCTGCGGATGAACGGGCCCGCCCCGATCGGCGACCGGTTCGCCGCCCTGGCCGAACTGCGCGAGGAGGGACTCGTCCGCCATCTGGGCCTGTCCAATGTCTGGCCCGAGCAGATAGCCGAGGCCCGCGCCATCGCCCCGGTCGTCTGCGTGCAGAACCGCTACGGCATTGGCGAGCGGCGCCCCGACTCCCAGGAGGTGCTGCGCATCTGCGCCGAGCTGGGCATCGCCTTCGTCCCCTTCTACGCCATCGCGGGCGCCGGCCGCGAGTCCGGGGCCACCGCCGCCGAGCACGAGGCGCTGCTCGACGTCGCCCGTGCCCATGACGCGTCGCCCGCCCAGGTCCGGCTGGCGTGGACCCTCCAGCAGGGCCCGCACGTCCTGGCCATCCCGGGCACCGGCGACCCCGCCCACCTGGAGGCCAACGTGGCGGCGGGCACCCTGCGGCTCACCGACGATGAGATGCGCCGGCTGACCGCGCTCGGGCAGCCCGCCGGACACGGACACCCGTAG